The proteins below are encoded in one region of Lactuca sativa cultivar Salinas chromosome 3, Lsat_Salinas_v11, whole genome shotgun sequence:
- the LOC111915466 gene encoding uncharacterized protein LOC111915466, with protein sequence MASTFSSTENNIHHFRSMSLPALAHPSTIQAEEEISEFRKWEASTSSVPTADTICGALVRLQGLYECVDTLLSLPLTQQALTHSQYTKLVNELLDKSISLMDICESTRDLVSQVKENARDVQSAVRRKKGDVSIATSFMKNLKKDTKKAISSLKTIDEKIGGMPPIDLDHHVLSVIKVVRDIGVVRSSVYRSLLLFLSGSVAKSKSTRWSIVSKMIHKGTAEEKSQVQIFNGDLESLFEEMENGLECMFRSLIKTRASLLNILPPKHSLNLGSSVTMDQA encoded by the coding sequence ATGGCTTCTACCTTTTCTTCAACAGAAAACAATATTCATCACTTCCGCTCGATGAGTTTGCCTGCCCTTGCACATCCAAGCACTATTCAAGCTGAAGAGGAGATATCTGAATTCAGAAAATGGGAGGCATCAACGTCATCTGTTCCTACTGCAGATACAATCTGTGGTGCACTAGTGAGGCTACAAGGTTTATATGAATGTGTCGACACTCTTCTTAGTTTGcctttgacccaacaagctctTACTCATAGCCAATATACGAAATTGGTTAATGAGTTGTTGGATAAATCCATCAGTCTTATGGATATATGTGAATCTACAAGAGATTTGGTGTCACAAGTTAAAGAAAATGCTAGAGACGTTCAGTCTGCTGTGAGAAGGAAAAAAGGAGATGTAAGCATCGCAACATCTTTCATGAAGAACCTGAAGAAAGACACCAAAAAGGCTATTTCATCTTTGAAGACAATTGATGAAAAGATTGGAGGCATGCCTCCTATAGATCTTGATCATCATGTTCTATCAGTTATCAAAGTAGTAAGGGATATTGGTGTCGTGAGGTCATCTGTTTATAGGTCGCTTTTGTTGTTCTTGTCTGGATCTGTTGCGAAGTCAAAGTCGACAAGGTGGTCAATAGTTTCAAAAATGATTCACAAAGGAACGGCTGAGGAAAAAAGTCAGGTTCAAATTTTCAATGGGGATCTAGAGAGCCTTTTTGAAGAAATGGAGAATGGTTTGGAGTGTATGTTTAGGAGTTTGATCAAAACAAGAGCCTCTCTCCTAAATATTCTTCCCCCTAAACATTCTCTCAACTTGGGCAGCAGTGTGACCATGGATCAAGCTTAA
- the LOC111915433 gene encoding uncharacterized protein LOC111915433, translating to MSMDEAGKKRRLDIQELEEIRNDAYENEAIYKDKTKSFHDKMISRKVFVTGKKVLLYHSRFKLISDILRSRWVGPFVVTNVFDHGAIEIKSEQTGKIFKVNGHRLKPFYEGFHGLF from the coding sequence ATGAGCATGGATGAAGCTGGTAAGAAAAGAAGATTGGATATCCAAGAGTTAGAAGAAATTAGGAATGATGCCTACGAGAACGAAGCAATTTACAAGGACAAGACGAAATCGTTTCATGACAAGATGATCTCGCGAAAGGTATTTGTTACCGGTAAAAAGGTACTCTTATATCACTCTCGTTTCAAACTTATATCCGATATATTGAGGTCTCGCTGGGTGGGACCTTTTGTTGTTACTAACGTGTTTGATCATGGTGCTATAGAAATTAAGAGTGAACAAACAGGAAAGATTTTTAAGGTTAATGGTCACCGTCTCAAACCGTTTTACGAAGGATTTCATGGTCTATTTTGA